CGCTGCCGGCACAGCCTCGTCCCAGTCCGGGCCGGGACGACCGACAGGGCTACCCCTCCTTGATCGAAGCGATCAGCTGGGCGGGCGTCGCCTGCAGGTAATTCTTGCAGAAACGGCTGAACTGCGTATAGTGACGGAACCCGTACTTATTCATCAGCGCCTTCGTACTGTCTTCGCCGTCGCGTATGTCCGCGAAAATCTTGAGTGCCTTCTGGCGCATCATCCAATGGTAAACGCTGTCATTGAAATGTTCGGCAAAACGACGTTTGAACACCGAAAGGCTCATGCCCGCAAGGGCAGCCAACTCGGCTACACCCTGTGCCTTGTCGTAGTTGTTGCACACGAAGACACGGAAATTGTCCTGCGGCTGAATCATCGACTGGAAGAAATAGGCATGTTCGGTCGGCGTATAAAGCACCTTGATCATCATGAAAAGCTCCGTAGCCTTCATCTTGTGGTAGCGGGAGCAACCGCTCATCTCCGGGATCATGAAAAGCCCTTCGAGCAACCGCTCGATCGACGGATGCATCGCCAGCTTGGGCACGTCCTCATTGGGAATGACCGTATCATAGGGCATCACCTTGTCGAAAATGTCCTGTTCGCAGAATTCGATCCTGTGGATCAGCGACAGCACGACAATATTCGCCTCGTCCTGGGCCGTCGCAACGAACCTTTCGCCGCGTGCCAGGCACACGTACTGCCTCGAAGTCACCAGGCGCACCGTTTCGCCATGCTCTATCATGAGCGACCCCGACATGACGAAAAGGATACGCACCATACGGTCGGCTGGGAAGGTCACGCCCTCGCCGGGTGTGAGGGTCATCTGTACAAAACGGCAATAATTCGAATCGCCGATACGGCGGAACGGCGCAGGAAACGTGGGACAACTACTACAATCCGCAGGACAATTCTCCTTTAATGCCAGCTCCACAAACTGCGGTTTGGTCTGATCCATATATTCGATGATAATTTAATTGTCCAAAGTTACACAAAAAATCATAACCGACAAAAAACAAACACTTTCGTCCACCCTTTTTGCATACAAAAAAACATCCCGTTACCGTAAAATCCTCCTTCTGGGGCATAGGGCGCCGGGGCTTCTCGCCTTCAGAAAAGCGTGCAATGACCTATATAAAAGCATATTAACTCAAAAATCGCACTTTTCTAAGGCTGATATCCGGGTGGCCATAAACGGTCGTTCATCGCATTTTCACACAAAACAGTCCGAATTTCGGAAAAACCTCTGCCTCTATGCAGGAAAACCGGGCCCTCCCGACCGGAAGGAAAAAGGAGGCGCCACAATAAATTGCGACGCCTCCCGGGCTTTGCATAGCCGGCAAACGCCGGCAGCAGCCATTACTTATAGCTTATAATCAGTATTTTCGACGACTCCCAGAAACGTACGGGATCGGTAATGAGCAATTTAGTGACGATCTTATCCTTCTCGCCGCCGGTAACCAGCCGGTAGGAATCCTCGGGCTGCGCCGTGACGACGGTCACCTTTTTCCGACCCACGGGAATCTCCGACAGCAACCGCGAATCGGCCTTCGTAAAACTCTCCAGGTTACTGGTGTTGTTCACCGTCAGCGTTCGCCCGATAAAGCCCTGCTTGTCGATGATCTGCGCCTCGCGGAGTTCTTTTTCGGCACCGACGATGTAATAGACCGTGTGGAGCTGGTTCTCCAGCTCGACTTTTTCGGTATTCAGGGTTTCCGCCCGGGCATTCTGCTCGGCGACCTGCTCGGTCAGAGTCTCCACTTCGACACCCATCTTGTTCAGGCTCTCCCGCAGACGGGCGATTTCGTCCTTCTTCTCGGCAAGCTGCGCATTCATATCCCCGATCATTTTCTCCAGTCCGTCGATACGCAGGTTAGCCTTGCGCAGCTGGGCCGCAGCACGCTGCAACGAGGCGATCTTGTCCTTGTTCTCCTGCAACAGGCGGTCGATCGCCGCAATATCGTTGTTGATCTCCTCGATGGGACGGCGGCCGCCTTCGCTACCGCCCGCCACAGAAATCAGGTTTTCACGGGTCTTTATCAGCATCAGGTTCTCAGAAATCGTATTGATGTCCTCGAAAACGGCATTTATCAGCGAATCTTTGGCGCTGACGACCGAAACGAGCGAGTCCCGCTGGTCTTCGACCCTGACGACCGTCCCTTTGCTCACGCAGGATGCGAGGGCGAATGCCGCACCCAGCGCCATGACCGTAACGTACTTCATAACTTTCTAAAATTTAAGTTATTGTTTGCTTTTCGGGAGGCAAATATAAATATAAAAACGATACCCTGTTCAAAAATCTTCCCGGCACCCGGAAAATCAGCATTATCCGTGCCGGAGCATCCCGGCACAAAGGGCTCGGCAACGGCAAAAACAAAGGCCGCACCTTCCGGTACGGCCTTTATCTTGCAGGGAGGGAAGTCTTACTTCGCGCCCTTCTTATCGTAGCGTTTTGCGTAACGGCTCATAAACTTATCGACGCGACCAGCGGTGTCAACCAACTTCATCTTACCGGTGTAGAACGGGTGCGAGGTGTTGGAAATTTCCATCTTATACACGGGATAGGTTTCGCCGTTCACTTCGATGGTTTCTTTTGTCGAAACGGCGGACCGACACAAAAACACGACGTCGTTGGACATGTCCTTGAACGCCACTAAACGATAATTCTCCGGATGAATACCCTTTTTCATTTCGCTGTTTTTGTTTTTAATTGATGCTTAAGCGGGACAAAGGTACTAATTTATTTCCAACAAACAACATCCCGCTCATATTTTTTTACGGGATCCGAGCAACCGGACACTGCCACCCGGCCGGAATCGGACACAGGGCGCATCATTTTTTTCGCACACGGCGCCCCGAATGGTTGCGCAATCTGAATTGTTTTTTTATCTTTGCAACGCAAAAAGCGCTCATGCGCCATGCAGGACCCATAGCTCAGTCGGTTAGAGCAGCGGACTCATAATCCGAAGGTCGTGGGATCATGCCCCTCTGGGTCCACGACGAAGGCGGGAGGTTGCGAACATCGCAGCCTCCCGCCTTCGTTTGTTCATCCGGCCGCATCGCTCTCTGCCGGCGCCGTATCGTCCCTCCCCGGCAAAAACTCCCGCACAGGGCGGTATGCGGAGCAGGGACATAGCTACCGCCCGGGCGGCGCGGGCTACCGGTTCTCGTCGTCGGCACGGATCGCCTTGCGGCGAATCTTACCGCTGATGGTCTTCGGTAGTTCGTCCACGAATTCGATGATGCGCGGATACTTGTAAGGCGCGGTGATCCGCTTCACATGATCCTGCAACTCCCGGATCAATTCCTCCCCGGCCCGCGGCCTGTATTTCTCCCCCAGAATGATCGTCGCCTTGACCACCTGCCCCCGGATCTCGTCGGGAACCCCAGTGATGGCACATTCGACGACGGCCGGATGGGTCATCAGGGCGCTCTCCACCTCGAAGGGGCCAATCCGGTAGCCCGAACTCTTGATTACGTCGTCGGCACGCCCCACGAACCAGAAATATCCGTCCTCGTCGCGCCATGCCACGTCGCCCGTATAGTACACGCCGTCGTGCCAGACCTCGTGCGTCATCCCGTCGTTCAGGTAATACTCCTTGAAAAGCCCCAGCGGCTTCCCCCGGTCGGTACGGATCACGATTTGCCCCTGTTCGCCGTCCTCGGCCGAACGGCCGTCGGGCGTCAAGAGATCGATATCGTACTGGGGGTTGGGCACGCCCATGCTGCCGGGCTTGGGCTCCATCCACGGAAAGGTGGCGAGGGTCAGCGTCGTTTCGGTCTGCCCGAAACCCTCCATCAGACGGACGCCGGTCAGGCGTTTGAACGAGTCGTAAACGGCACCGTTGAGCGCCTCGCCCGCGGTCGTACAGTACTCCAGCGACGAAAGGTCGTATTTCGAAAGGTCTTCGCGAATCAGGAAACGGTAGATCGTAGGCGGCGCACACAGAGAGGTTATCCGGTACTGCCCGATCTTGCGCAGGATGTCGGCAGGCGTAAATTTCTCGTGGTCGTAAACGAAAATGTTGGCCCCGGCCAGCCATTGCCCGTACAACTTGCCCCAGGCGGCCTTCGCCCATCCGGTGTCGGCAATGGTGAGGTGCAGGCTGCCCTCGTGGAGGTTGTGCCAGAAGCACCCCGTGCTGATATGCCCCAGCGGATAGGTGAAATCGTGGGCGACCATCTTCGGTTCGCCCGTCGTGCCGGAGGTGAAATACATCAGCATGATGTCGTCGTTGGTGTTCACATGCTGCGGCCGCACGAAAGGCGCTGCATGGCGGATGCCCTCGTGGAAATCGAGGAACCCTTCGGGAACCTCGGGGCCGACGCTTATCAGCAGCTTCGTGGTAGGGCTTTCCGGCATGGCCGCGGCGATATGGCCGGTTATCACCGGCTCGCCCGCGGCGACGATCGCCTTGATTCCGGCCATGTTGCAACGATAAACGACATCCTTCCTGGTCAGCAGGTGGGTCGCCGGGATGGCCACGGCTCCCAGTTTGTGCAAGGCAAGGATCGAAAACCAAAATTCATAGCGGCGCTTGAGGATCAGCATCACCATGTCCCCCCCGGCCGATGCCGAGGCTCTGGAAATAGGAGGCCGTGCGGTCGGTTTCACGCTTCATGTCGGCAAAGGAGAACTGGATCTCGCCGCCCCGGTCATCCGTCCACAGCAGCGCCTTCTTGTCGGGTTCCTCCGCCGCATAGGCATCCACCACGTCATAGGCGAAATTGAAATCCGCGGGGACGCGGATGCGGAAATTCCTTATGTAGTCTTCCTGGGAAGTAAATACCGTCCGGGATAAAAATTTCTCCACCATATGCCTACATTATTATCGCCAGGAAACGCACCGGCTTGCCGTCGAGCGCCTTCATGCCGTGCGGCAGGCCGGAATCGAAATAAAGGCTGTCGCCCACGCCGAGCACCAGCTCCTTGCCGCTGACCGAGATCAGCAGGCGCCCTTCCAGCACGTAGTTCATCTCCTGCCCCTTGTGGCAGTTCAGGTGCATCGGGGCATCGGCAGCCGAAGGCTCCACCGTCACGATGAAGGGGTCGGCCCTGCGGTCGCGGAAACCCGAGGCCAGCGCCTCGTACTTATAGGCCGCACGCCGTTCGACCGATACACCCGTGCCGGCACGGGTGATGAAATAGGAGTTCATCTTGGGCTCCTCGCCGAACATCAGCACATCCAGGCTGATCCCGTAGCGGCGGGCTATGGTTTGCAGCACATTGACCGAAATATCGGCATCGCCGCTCTCCATATCCCTGTACTCGTCGACCGACAGACGGCAACTGTCCGCCACTTCCTGCTCCGAAAGTTCGAGCACCTCGCGCAATCCGCGCAAACGGGTTGCGATCGATTTAATCGGATCACACATCATTCTATAATTTAAATTATCGGATAGGTTCGGCATTTGCAAAATTCCACGGCATAAAGTTACGATCCGTAACCGAATCGCCCCACAGCCAGCTTCCCATGCCGGAAATTATCACCTAACAACCTGGGCGTAAAGATAGTAAATATTATTAAAAACTACAACCATCCCCCTTTTCTTTCATTGTCCGCCGGAAAAACGCCCCGTCCCGGCGAAATCCGCAGGCGGCGGTGATATAGCGCAGGCACGGCAGCACCGGAAGCACCAGCGGTACGGGAAGCACCAGCGGTACGGAAACATCGGTGACACGGGAAGCACCGGCGGCACAACGGCTTACGGGGAATGCGGGCATCTTGCGGGAAGTCTGCGGGACGTCTGCAGGAATAATGCAGGAATAATGCAGGAACCTTGCGGAGACTCTGCGGAGACACCCTGATGGCATCGCGGCGGCAAAACAAAAGGAGGGCCGTACTTGCGCAGTACGGCCCCCTTTTCCAAACCGGATCGCCTATCGCACGCTGAAGCGGTAGATACCCGACCCGACGCCGAATACGCGGTACCCGTCCTCGGTACCGAGGCTTTCGACATCCTTGCACTGCGCGACTTCGAGCCCGCTTTCGCAAACCCGGCTGCCGGCAGGGGCGGGGACATAAATCCGCGCCGTGGTGTTGGCCGGCACCTCGACCAACAGGTCGAAACCGCCCTGTTCGGTCGTCCACTCGCTGCGGATCAGTCCATAGGGCGAGCGGAACGAGGCCTTGGCGCTGCGCAGGTCACCCACGATCTCGGGCCTGACGATGAATTTCTTATAGGCCTGCACCGAATCGTCGCGGCGAATGCCGCCCACATAGGTATAAAACCATTCGAGCAGGTGCCCCAGCATCAGGTGGTTGTGCGATTTGCGGGGCAGTGCCTGCCATGATTCGGGCAGCGCCGTAGCGC
This Alistipes onderdonkii DNA region includes the following protein-coding sequences:
- a CDS encoding helix-turn-helix domain-containing protein produces the protein MCDPIKSIATRLRGLREVLELSEQEVADSCRLSVDEYRDMESGDADISVNVLQTIARRYGISLDVLMFGEEPKMNSYFITRAGTGVSVERRAAYKYEALASGFRDRRADPFIVTVEPSAADAPMHLNCHKGQEMNYVLEGRLLISVSGKELVLGVGDSLYFDSGLPHGMKALDGKPVRFLAIIM
- a CDS encoding type B 50S ribosomal protein L31 is translated as MKKGIHPENYRLVAFKDMSNDVVFLCRSAVSTKETIEVNGETYPVYKMEISNTSHPFYTGKMKLVDTAGRVDKFMSRYAKRYDKKGAK
- a CDS encoding helix-turn-helix domain-containing protein, whose amino-acid sequence is MDQTKPQFVELALKENCPADCSSCPTFPAPFRRIGDSNYCRFVQMTLTPGEGVTFPADRMVRILFVMSGSLMIEHGETVRLVTSRQYVCLARGERFVATAQDEANIVVLSLIHRIEFCEQDIFDKVMPYDTVIPNEDVPKLAMHPSIERLLEGLFMIPEMSGCSRYHKMKATELFMMIKVLYTPTEHAYFFQSMIQPQDNFRVFVCNNYDKAQGVAELAALAGMSLSVFKRRFAEHFNDSVYHWMMRQKALKIFADIRDGEDSTKALMNKYGFRHYTQFSRFCKNYLQATPAQLIASIKEG